In Aegilops tauschii subsp. strangulata cultivar AL8/78 chromosome 3, Aet v6.0, whole genome shotgun sequence, one genomic interval encodes:
- the LOC109739295 gene encoding histone H4 codes for MSGRGKGGKGLGKGGAKRHRKVLRDNIQGITKPAIRRLARRGGVKRISGLIYEETRGVLKIFLENVIRDAVTYTEHARRKTVTAMDVVYALKRQGRTLYGFGG; via the coding sequence ATGTCGGGGCGCGGCAAGGGCGGCAAGGGGCTCGGCAAGGGCGGCGCCAAGCGCCACCGCAAGGTCCTGCGCGACAACATCCAgggcatcaccaagccggcgatCCGGAGGCTGGCCCGGAGGGGCGGCGTGAAGCGCATCTCGGGGCTCATCtacgaggagacccgcggcgtGCTCAAGATCTTCCTCGAGAACGTCATCCGCGACGCCGTCACCTACACCGAGCACGCCCGCCGGAAGACCGTCACCGCCATGGACGTCGTCTACGCGCTCAAGCGCCAGGGACGCACCCTGTACGGATTCGGCGGCTGA